Below is a genomic region from Gracilimonas sp..
AGTTCTTTTAGTACAGATTTCAAGGTTTCTGATAATTCGTGTTTTGAAACCTGACTTACTATCTCATCCGGATTTTCCTTGTGCTGACTATAAAAATATTTTCTTTTATATCCTGAAGATTGCAATAAATCACCGGCATCAACTCCCAAATAAGCCAGATTGTATTTTGCGTCAGGATCTATATAAACCAGTCCCTCAAGCAAGGATGAATCTTCATGAGTTCTGATTTTCGAACGGATATCTATATGAGATATGTGCGATAAAAAGGATTTCCGGGAGTCATTAATGATCGTTTTCTGATGATAGGAGTGAATTTTTTTGCTTTCATTAAAAACTACATTATCACCAATTTCTAAAAGGCTTCCTTTTTTTTTCAGAAAGCCCTTTAACTTTGACCTTTGATCTTTATCAGGTTTTTTATTTTGAATAATAACACTGTACTGATATTCTAGGTCATAGTTGTAGTTAACCTCTTCAAAGGAAACTCCCAGCTGATCTAATAAGGCAGTCCATGCGTTATTTTTCTCCTGAATTCCTATACACAGTCGCTGCTTCATCCTAAAACCTTTTTCTTTGCCCATTCTAGTTGTTCGGGCTTAAGAATACCGAATTGAATGATAATTGCGATGAATATGACTGAGGCAATGGCAGCGTTTATCAAAGGCATCAACGGACTGAAAAGAAAGATAATGAATAATATAATCGCAGCAGGGTAGCTTATCAGTAATGGTTTTAAATAATTCAGGGGGACAACTTTTCTGAACCAAAAATAGGTGAAAAGGGTGATTATAATTTCAGCTGCAGAAACTGAGATTGCTACCATTGTAGAGTTCCCTAAAGCAGTAAAGCTAAAAATGATAATGGCAGAAATTGTGCCTCCAAAACAGGTGGCCAGAAAGTATTCTTTGTCTTTATTAGTGGCTATTAGTCCAAATGAGAACAGGCTATTAATGAAAGTAGCGGCAATAAGTATCGACAGAATCTGGAGTAATATAACACTCTCTGCATACTGATCTCCATAAAGCAGATGTGTGATTTGTTCAGCCCCGATAGCCGTTATCATAGCAATTAGAGCTCCGCCAGCGGCTACAAATCTGAAGACAGTGTCAATTTTTTTGTTAGCTTCGGCACGATCCATGCTCCATAAAGAGGAAAGATTTGGAAGTAGCAGGTTTACAAAAACACGATCTATCATCATAGCAATGATAACAACTCGAAAGGCTGCTCCATACAATCCTGCATCTCGTAATGATAAAATTCCTCCAATTAGGATAGGTGGCAAAAGATGCACTATTTGGGCAAAAAACTTGCCTAATCCTAAAATAGAGCTTGTTTTAAGCAGGTCAGGATAGATCTGCAGGCCTCTTGAAGGAAGACTGAAAGGTTTATCTTTTATCGCAAAAGTAGCAAGGGTGAGAGCTGCGATGGCAACTCCTGTGGTATACAGAACGGGAACGAGAGTGACATCTTCAACCGAATGCACCATAAAAATGACCAAAAGGAAATAAATAAGTCCATTCAAAATTTTTGAAAGGGCTATTTTCCCGAATTGCTGCTTTCCGGAATAAAACCATTCCATGAGTGCCATATAAGGGATTATTGAATACAGGTAACCTAATATGACTTGCTTTTCTATTTCTCCGGTATTGATTAACGAGACAATTGCAGTGGAGCCAATAAGGACAATGATCCCCAGAAAGAGCTTCATTCTGAATATTTCCAGTACTCTGAAAATTCTCTTAGAAGGCTCTTTGGCTGTTTCTCTGGTTCCTATACTAATTAATCCCATATCGGAAACCCAGGTAGCATATCCAAGAATAGAAAGCGCAACCGTAATAAGTCCATAGAATTCTGAACCTAAAGTACGGGCAAGATATATTGAGGTAAGAAAAGAAAGCCCGCGGCCAGCTATATCACCTACAACAATCCAAAACGCTTTTTCTTTCAGTTTAGCCATTCTTATTTGCTTGTAATTGCCGTTGCAACAATTGGCTTAGTTCATCCTGAGTGGTAAATAAATCAACATTTGTTTCTTTCCCTTCTTCACTCAAACACCCCATATCTGGTGCTATAATCTTCTTATGATATGCTTTTGCCATATGATATCCACCGGAAGAAAGAATTTCACGATAGTTAAAAACACAAAGATCGGCAGCACTGTAAAACCAGGGGACTTGTTTCTCATCGATAAAGTGAGGAATGACCTTAATACGGTTACTTTTCTTTTGCCTTGCCTCTAGCTGATCGAACAACTTCATATTTCCTTTTTTAACAGGGCCTACAACCAAGAGTTTACATTCCTGTTTCAGTTCAATAACTAAATCAGATACTTTCTCTATCTGTTTGTAGCGGCTTATGTTACCAAACATTAATATGGTCGTTAAATCTGGTTTTAGCTCGCAATTATAGTGCTCGTTCAGTTTATCTCTGGCAATATCTTTATCGATAGGTTCTGCCGGAAAATCCGGATGTGGTATTAGTCTGAATTTGTCTTCAGAAACTTCCAGTCGATTACTCATTAGTTTCACTGCCTTTTCGCAATGAACATGAAGAACTTTAGACCAGCTTGCCATTTTCTTATGCAGGTAACTATGCAGACCAAGATATTTTTGGTCATGTGGAAACTCATTATGCAGCGTCCAAACAATGTTTCCGCCAAGCTTATGGAAAAAATATAGGCACAACATTTTCCAGGGCATACCCAGCAAGGATTTAAAATCCTGGAATTCCAACCAATGATAATGAAGAATAGCCTGACGGTTAGAAAGTATACCCGCTACCAGTTTAAAATGATTAAATACACTTATAGACTGAATATCATACTCTTTGCCTTCTATCAACTCTTTGTAGAGCAGATATAAATAATCAGATTTTTTATGCGAAAACCGAATTAAAGGTACTACATAGACGATACGCGCATCTTCATTTACTGATGCGTAAATCTCTTTAAGAGATGTTACCTCCATAAAAAAGTCCTTATTAAAATTTGTACTGAATCCCGATGGAATGTACTGTTCCGTAACCGGTATTGAAAGGAACTAACGCATAATTAAAGGTGATTTCATCGGTTGAGAAGGCTGCTCCAAATGAAATCGGACGAACATTATTCTGGGTTTTGTACCCGCCACTGATCTGTAATACCTCAGCTACTGTAAAAGAGAGCCCCAAATTAAAATATGAGCCAGGGACAGTATAGTCAGCATAATCTTTATCATCGGTTTCTACTAGGGGATGTACAAAATCGGCATAGGCAGTTAAAAGAACGGGTAAATCATCATTTTTTGGAGGCGTGAAGTTAAGCACATCAACTGATGTGCCTGCTTTGAAATTTGTCGGAAGAGGGGTAGCGTTGATATTTAACTTCTCCATCTCTCCCAAATTAGTCACAGAAGCTCCCACACGAACCATCTCGTCCAATAATTCACTTGCAATTCCAAAGTTGAACGCATAACCATTGGCCTGATAAGTGAAGTTTTCCTCATTCAGATATTGAAATGCGCCACCCAGGGCAAAGTATTTAAAATCATATGAGTATGCGGCAGCAATAGAGATATATTGAATGGAAAATTCACCGTTTGGAGGACCGGGATTATTTCGGGATTCATAGTCGTCGGCCCCGGAAGTATAAAAAGAAAAAGCTATGGCCCTTTGTTCATTTCTGAAGTTAACACCACCGAAAATATTATTCACGTTAGCAATCCAAAAAGAATATCCCAGATCAATAGAGGAATGATCATTGAGCGAAAGTAACGCCGGATTGGAGAAAATCGATGCTGAACCTTCAGAAATAGAGGTTGTTGCTTCCGCTTTGGAAAGAGAGTAGGGAGTTGGTGAAATACTAAGTACTTCAAATCCGCTGCCCTGAGCAAAAAGAACAGTACTGCTTATCGAAAAAAAGAGGACGAAAAATCCGGTTTTCATAAATTCAGTCGTAAAGAGAATACATGCATGTTAGAAATTCGGTAAGGTTCCATCACAAAAGCATAGTCGATGGAAGGAGAAAATACATCAAAAGGAAGATGAATGGAAAAGCCACTGCTTAATGACCAGCTGTCAAATTCGGTGGTCTCTGGTAATTGCCATCCTGCCCGCAGGGTAAAGCGTTCATGAGCTTTCCAGGAACCCCCTAAACGAAATTGAGTTGAACTCGTGGTAATTGTCTCGGTTTCCATGATTGTAATAGGATTACCCTGATCAATAAAGATGCGCTGCCGTTGTAATTCTGAAGTATAGGTTTGTATCTCAAAATCACTGGATATGGTATATTTATCCCGTTGGTAAGCAAATCCAAATACAATGCGGGTAGGAAAATCATTTGCTTCATTTCGGCCTTGGTCTAAACCATAAAGCTGCTGCGGATTCCATGTATAGTTAGCTAAAAGATCCTTAACTGACACTCCTATGCTGGTATAATTTCCGGGGAAATATAAAAACCCGAGATCTATTCCAACTGTAAAGGCATTATCTAATTCAGCATGGTAATCAGCTAAACTGAACTTAAGTCCAATTCCTGCATGAAATCTTTCACTCATCCTGATACCAAAATTACTCGCCAGCTGATATTCATTGATGTTAAAAAGTTCGGTGGGATATCCGCTGACCGTTCTTCCATCAATATCCTGTACGCCAGACCTTAATAAATTAATGGAAATACCTGCAGAAGGAGGTAACTGAAGGTGAATTCCTGAACTTTGGAATACCCGGTCAAATTTTAGTGCACCAACGGTTAAATCTGCTTGTCTGATATTTGAAAAAAGAGCAGCTTGTGCCGGATTGTAATAAGCAAAGACCCCTTCAGATGTAACTGCACTCATAGCATTGCTCATAGCCATTCCCCGTGCACTGTATCCTATGCGATGCGATGCACCGGCAAATCCTCCATTTTGTGCAAATAAGGAAGGAGAGATTAATCCAAATAAAAGAAGTACAGACAGAATTATATTCTTATTGATATCTGGGAATTTATAATTCATTAATCCACCACTAAAATTTTTCCGGTTGTTTGTTTATTACCGGTTTGTATTACATAAATATAGGGTCCGTTTGCTACTTTTCGTCCTTTTCCATCAATTCCATCCCATATAGCTTCGTAGGTTCCTGGAGTAAAAGAGGCATTTTCAATTTCCCGAACTAAATTCATTCCGAAATCAAAAACCCGGACTTTAACATTCACTTGTTGATCGACTTCAAACTTGATGCGAACCAATTCGTGAACTGTAGGAGAGAAGGGGTTGGGATAAGCATAACTGTTAACATTGCGTCCTTCTTCATGAATATTACCACCATCAAGCGGGAAATCTACACGTGTAATTTGCCAATTGTCAAAAACCTGGTTTGTAACACAACATTCATGTGATGCCAATCCGTCGCTTGTTGAAACCCATACGCGATCCGTTGTAGAAGTAGCAGAGTAAAAAATAGCCGAGGACTTAATAAATGTATTTGGGCTTTTTATTTGTGGTGATTTTATCCAGGTATCGCCACCGTTGGGAGATATGAATAGTCCATTATCGCCGGTTGCAAAAACGTATCCATCTTTAAAGCCGATATCGTTGATACGTTCTCCAATCAACATTTGCTCAAACGTTTGTCCACCGTCATCGGTATAAACCAGACCCTGGTTCTCTTGCCCCGATTCAATTACTCGATTAGTCATCCAGATTTTTCCTGTACCGGGTTCTTCTTTGATTTCAATGACCCAGTTTCCAATTAATCCATTTGCAGAGCCATCATAAGTAATATGATTCCATCTGATGCTATCTGTTGGTGCTGAAAGTGCATTATCAGATACATTAATGCCATTTCCAGTTCCCACCCAGACTCTGTTCTGAGTATCAATATGCACCCCAAAAGCACGGATATTAAATCCAACGCTGCTTATAGGATCATACCTGTTAATCTGAACAGCATTACCGGAAGCAAGTATTAAGCTAGAGCCCCAGGTATAATCGTCATCCGGAGTCATTTCTGAAACATTATCAGGGGGAAGAATTACTCGCTCCCATGTTTGACCAAAGTCAGTACTTCTAAGCAACCCTCCGGCAAAATTTGTAGAGAATACAACGTTATCCTTGAAATCAACTTCGTACGGTGGCGCTTGTTCAGGAACTGTAAATCTAATACGATTATAGGTAACACCACCATAAGTAAACTGGATATCACAATCCGGATCGTAATCTTCAGCAGTGGCTGGCCGTTGATAATCGGGATCAGTTGAAAAACATTTGGCGGGTGGATCAGGATCCAGAACCGGAGGTTCAAATCTCCAGGAATCTCCACCATCTATTGAAAAATAGTAACCATAAGCGGTCTGAGGATTACTTTCGGCATCAGTATTTGTAAATCCTAAACCAGCCAACACGGTATCTTGTCCGAGTTCAAGTGAGTATACTCTGCCAATTCCACTTACTACACTATCTGCATTTTCTGGAGTGAACCATTCTGCCACATTGCCAATGTTTCGATTCAATGATGGGCTAATCCACACTGTATCTCCATAAGCAAGGATAGTACTTACACCATTTACCCTGATTGAGTTGAAATTATCCTGGTTTGGATCAAGTGGTCCGTAAACCTGAGATAATCCAGCTAAAGGAATGAATAAAAGAGTTAGAACAGCTAAAAATTTCTTCATTTACTCTACTATACTAAATGTTGTTTTAACGGTATCGCTTACTAAGCCACCTTTATCAATTGCGTAATAGTGAAGGTCAAAAGTTTGAAGCTGGCTTCCAGAATTTACGGGGAAGGCCGCGGTAAAAACCGAGTCGCTGGCACTTATATCTTCTCCATTTTCACCATCATCGTACAAAGTGAAGGGGGAGCTATTGACCTCCCCGGAAGAACGATTAAAAATTCGCACAAAAACACCTTCAATGGTATCAATGCCTTCTTCATCGGTAACCTTTGCAGTAAACCGGTAAAGGTTTGTTCCAGAACTTGGTCTTTGTACGGTTTCAGGGTTTTGGGCAGATAAAATCTCAGGCCGAACTTCAGAAAAGCCAGTGATCTTTAATGAAGCAGTGGCATAGTTAAAATCACTTCCGTCAGATTCCTCTACAATTACATTTACTTTATAATCCAGAAAAAATGTTGTCTTCGTCTCAAAAGGTATTTCAAGTTGATACTCATCATCAGAAGATGTTCCGTCCATATTCTGATGTAATACAACCTGTTCGGATACTCTGTCAGTAATAGTGATTGTCGGTAAAACTCCATCGGCAAGGTTCTGGGTAATGGCGGTAAAACTTACTACAACAGTTGTATCTTTAACTCCGTCGGTTCCGGATGTGAATTGTACGTTCTGAGGTGAAACATCAAAATTTAAAATACTTGGTTCGTCCTCAAAGATATCTTTAGGGGAAGTAGTCGAATCACAAGAAAGTGCCGCCAAGCTTATAAAGAGCAAAAGGGTGTAGATGAATAGTTGCTTCAAAATATAATTTACTGCTAAAAGGTTAATGCATAATGGTAAGGATTCATTGTTCTTAAATCCAATACGGTTTTAAACTAAATAAATTGTGGAACTTCATATTGCATGTACTTATCGATGCCGTTATATTCGACGCGTTATGAGAAAACAAATCGTTCAACTTAATGCTTGGTGGTGGCCTGTTGTAAGAAATAACAGTGGGTCTCGTATGTGATTGAGCGAAAAAGGAAAGAATGTAACCAAACCCACTGTTCCGTCGGAATTGTGGGTTTTTTTATTTAATCAAACTGCCACAAAATCTCTAAAGCACAAATTTTAGTGGCTAAGTAAATGGACAAAGAAAGATTTTTAAAGCTTAGTGAAGAATACACGGTCGTCCCGGTATACCGAAGGCTGCTGGCTGATGTACTTACCCCTGTATCTTTATTTATGAATATTCGGGAAGGAGCTGAATTTCCATTTCTGTTGGAATCGGTGGAGGGCGGAGAGCAGTTGGCTCGTTATTCGTTTATAGGAAGAAATCCATATCAAAAGTTGGTTTTTGATGGAAAAAGAACCACCCTTGAATCAGCAGGAGAAATCAAAGAAGCAGAGAAGGGATATTTTGATAAGCTTAAAGAACTCACTACTGCCTATTCTGAACCTACGCTTCCTGAACTTCCACGTCTAAAAGGGGGTGCCGTTGGTTTTTCTGCTTATGATACGTTCCGCCTCGTAGAAGAACTCCCAAACGTTCCGGATGATGATTTGAATCTGCCGGAAGCAATATGGGCTTTTTATGATGAAGTCTTCGCTTTTGATCATGTGAAGCATCAGGTGGTACTTATTAAAACTATATTTGTTGAAGAAGAGAGCAATTTAGATGAAGCTTATGAAAAAGCTCAGCAGTGTCTCGATGAGATGGAAAAGGCAGCTCTGAATTCAAATTATCAAAACCGTTCTTTTAGTATTGATACGAATTCACTGTCGAGTAATATGGAACAGGAATATTTTGAACGAATTGTAGATAAGGGCAAAGAATACATTTATGAAGGTGATATTTTCCAGGTAGTGCTATCCCAGCGATTTGAAGCTGATATGAGTGGGGATCCTTTCATGCTTTACAGGGCATTGCGAATGGTGAATCCATCTCCTTATTTATTCTACCTGGATTTTGAGGGTTTCCAGCTGGTTGGCTCATCACCGGAAGTACTGGTTCGAGTTCAGGAAGGAGAAACAAGAGTGCTGCCTATTGCCGGAACCCGGCCAAGAGGAAAAACCCGCCAAGAAGATCTGGATCTTGAAGAGGACCTTAAAAACGATCCCAAAGAAGTAGCAGAACATATTATGCTGGTTGATTTAGGACGTAATGACTTATCACGTGTGTGCAAGGCTGGTACCGTTAAAATGGAACGAAATCAGGTGATCGAGCGATATTCACATGTAATGCACATTGTAAGCGATGTGGTTGGCAAACTTCGGGATGATCAAACTTCCGTGGATGCATTGATGCAATGTTTTCCGGCCGGAACCGTGAGTGGTGCTCCAAAAATAAGAGCAATGGAAATTATCGATGAATTGGAACCATCCAAGCGAGGTATATATGCGGGAGCTGTTGGCTACTTCGATTTCTCCGGGAATATGGATACCTGTATTGCTATCCGCACAATGGTAGTAACGAATAACAAAGCCTATATTCAGGCCGGTGCAGGGATTGTAGCAGATAGCAATCCCACCAAAGAATTTGAAGAAACACAAAACAAAGCGGGCGCTTTAATACAGGCGCTTAGCGTAGCTTTAGATATTCAATAAAATAGATCAATGAGTAAAAATAAAACCATTTTATCTGGTATCACCCCTTCAGGAAAACTCCATATAGGCAACTATTTTGGAGCCATTCGTCAACACATTGCCACTCAGGATAAGGGAGATGCGTTCTACTTCATTGCCAATTACCATTCACTCACATCGGTTAATAATGGGGAAGAGGTGCGCCAAAACACGAGGGATATTGCACTTGATTACCTTGCATTAGGGTTGGACCCGGAGAAATGTACCTTTTTTGCTCAAAGTGATGTGCCTCAGGTCACTGAACTTGCATGGATATTAGGTACCTTAACTCCAGTGAGTTTAATGGAAAAGGGGGTTGCTTATAAAGATAAAGTAGCTCAGGGTATGAACCCCAACATCGGACTATTTACCTATCCGATTTTGCAGGCCGCTGACATTCTGATTTATCACTCCGATGTGGTTCCGGTAGGGCAAGATCAAAAACAAAATATTGAGATTTGCCGGGATCTGGCTGGTAAGTTTAATCACACTTACAATGGTGAATATCTCAAACTTCCCGAAGAGCACATTGTTGAATCTGTAGCCGTAGTTCCTGGTATTGACGGGCGCAAAATGAGTAAAAGTTATGGTAATACCATTAATATTTTTGCGGAAGGAAAAGCGTTGAAAAAGCGTGTCATGTCTATTGAAACCGATTCAACACCACTTGAAGAGCCCAAAGACCCCGAGACGGATAATGTGTTTGCTCTCATAAAGCTCTTTGCAGATAAAAGTACACAGAAGCAGATCGCAGATAAATACAAAGCGGGAGGTTATGGGTATGGCCACGCCAAAAAAGAGTTGTTGGGCATGATTGAAGAATATTTTGCTGAAGCCCGTGAAAGACGACATAAACTCGCCGAGAATCTGGATTATGTACACGATGTATTACGAGAAGGGGGTAAAAAGGCCAGAGAACGCGCAGAATCTGTAATGGAGCCTATCAGAGAAGTAACAGGAATTGTTCGGCATTTTTAAATTATGATTCTGATTATCGATAATTACGACTCGTTTACCTATAACCTGGTACATTTGGTAGCAGCAGAAACGGATAATTATAAAGTCATCCGTAATGATGCTATGACACTGGATGAAATCAGGGAATTAAGACCTTCAAAGATTTT
It encodes:
- the trpE gene encoding anthranilate synthase component I; amino-acid sequence: MDKERFLKLSEEYTVVPVYRRLLADVLTPVSLFMNIREGAEFPFLLESVEGGEQLARYSFIGRNPYQKLVFDGKRTTLESAGEIKEAEKGYFDKLKELTTAYSEPTLPELPRLKGGAVGFSAYDTFRLVEELPNVPDDDLNLPEAIWAFYDEVFAFDHVKHQVVLIKTIFVEEESNLDEAYEKAQQCLDEMEKAALNSNYQNRSFSIDTNSLSSNMEQEYFERIVDKGKEYIYEGDIFQVVLSQRFEADMSGDPFMLYRALRMVNPSPYLFYLDFEGFQLVGSSPEVLVRVQEGETRVLPIAGTRPRGKTRQEDLDLEEDLKNDPKEVAEHIMLVDLGRNDLSRVCKAGTVKMERNQVIERYSHVMHIVSDVVGKLRDDQTSVDALMQCFPAGTVSGAPKIRAMEIIDELEPSKRGIYAGAVGYFDFSGNMDTCIAIRTMVVTNNKAYIQAGAGIVADSNPTKEFEETQNKAGALIQALSVALDIQ
- a CDS encoding oligosaccharide flippase family protein, which encodes MAKLKEKAFWIVVGDIAGRGLSFLTSIYLARTLGSEFYGLITVALSILGYATWVSDMGLISIGTRETAKEPSKRIFRVLEIFRMKLFLGIIVLIGSTAIVSLINTGEIEKQVILGYLYSIIPYMALMEWFYSGKQQFGKIALSKILNGLIYFLLVIFMVHSVEDVTLVPVLYTTGVAIAALTLATFAIKDKPFSLPSRGLQIYPDLLKTSSILGLGKFFAQIVHLLPPILIGGILSLRDAGLYGAAFRVVIIAMMIDRVFVNLLLPNLSSLWSMDRAEANKKIDTVFRFVAAGGALIAMITAIGAEQITHLLYGDQYAESVILLQILSILIAATFINSLFSFGLIATNKDKEYFLATCFGGTISAIIIFSFTALGNSTMVAISVSAAEIIITLFTYFWFRKVVPLNYLKPLLISYPAAIILFIIFLFSPLMPLINAAIASVIFIAIIIQFGILKPEQLEWAKKKVLG
- a CDS encoding FlgD immunoglobulin-like domain containing protein, producing the protein MKKFLAVLTLLFIPLAGLSQVYGPLDPNQDNFNSIRVNGVSTILAYGDTVWISPSLNRNIGNVAEWFTPENADSVVSGIGRVYSLELGQDTVLAGLGFTNTDAESNPQTAYGYYFSIDGGDSWRFEPPVLDPDPPAKCFSTDPDYQRPATAEDYDPDCDIQFTYGGVTYNRIRFTVPEQAPPYEVDFKDNVVFSTNFAGGLLRSTDFGQTWERVILPPDNVSEMTPDDDYTWGSSLILASGNAVQINRYDPISSVGFNIRAFGVHIDTQNRVWVGTGNGINVSDNALSAPTDSIRWNHITYDGSANGLIGNWVIEIKEEPGTGKIWMTNRVIESGQENQGLVYTDDGGQTFEQMLIGERINDIGFKDGYVFATGDNGLFISPNGGDTWIKSPQIKSPNTFIKSSAIFYSATSTTDRVWVSTSDGLASHECCVTNQVFDNWQITRVDFPLDGGNIHEEGRNVNSYAYPNPFSPTVHELVRIKFEVDQQVNVKVRVFDFGMNLVREIENASFTPGTYEAIWDGIDGKGRKVANGPYIYVIQTGNKQTTGKILVVD
- a CDS encoding glycosyltransferase, which produces MEVTSLKEIYASVNEDARIVYVVPLIRFSHKKSDYLYLLYKELIEGKEYDIQSISVFNHFKLVAGILSNRQAILHYHWLEFQDFKSLLGMPWKMLCLYFFHKLGGNIVWTLHNEFPHDQKYLGLHSYLHKKMASWSKVLHVHCEKAVKLMSNRLEVSEDKFRLIPHPDFPAEPIDKDIARDKLNEHYNCELKPDLTTILMFGNISRYKQIEKVSDLVIELKQECKLLVVGPVKKGNMKLFDQLEARQKKSNRIKVIPHFIDEKQVPWFYSAADLCVFNYREILSSGGYHMAKAYHKKIIAPDMGCLSEEGKETNVDLFTTQDELSQLLQRQLQANKNG
- a CDS encoding PorV/PorQ family protein, translated to MKTGFFVLFFSISSTVLFAQGSGFEVLSISPTPYSLSKAEATTSISEGSASIFSNPALLSLNDHSSIDLGYSFWIANVNNIFGGVNFRNEQRAIAFSFYTSGADDYESRNNPGPPNGEFSIQYISIAAAYSYDFKYFALGGAFQYLNEENFTYQANGYAFNFGIASELLDEMVRVGASVTNLGEMEKLNINATPLPTNFKAGTSVDVLNFTPPKNDDLPVLLTAYADFVHPLVETDDKDYADYTVPGSYFNLGLSFTVAEVLQISGGYKTQNNVRPISFGAAFSTDEITFNYALVPFNTGYGTVHSIGIQYKF
- the trpS gene encoding tryptophan--tRNA ligase, whose protein sequence is MSKNKTILSGITPSGKLHIGNYFGAIRQHIATQDKGDAFYFIANYHSLTSVNNGEEVRQNTRDIALDYLALGLDPEKCTFFAQSDVPQVTELAWILGTLTPVSLMEKGVAYKDKVAQGMNPNIGLFTYPILQAADILIYHSDVVPVGQDQKQNIEICRDLAGKFNHTYNGEYLKLPEEHIVESVAVVPGIDGRKMSKSYGNTINIFAEGKALKKRVMSIETDSTPLEEPKDPETDNVFALIKLFADKSTQKQIADKYKAGGYGYGHAKKELLGMIEEYFAEARERRHKLAENLDYVHDVLREGGKKARERAESVMEPIREVTGIVRHF